A single Vibrio sp. YMD68 DNA region contains:
- the murF gene encoding UDP-N-acetylmuramoyl-tripeptide--D-alanyl-D-alanine ligase, producing the protein MISVSLSTLATVLNAQLIGPDGVIDQVSTDTRNIESGTLFIALVGERFDAHNFVGQAIENGASALIVSRPCDVDVPQLLVEDTKKALGLVSSWVHQQCQTPTVAITGSCGKTTVKEMLAGILSNRGQVLYTEGNFNNDIGAPLTLLRSKASYDYAVIELGANHIGEIAYTTELVKPDIALVNNVAAAHLEGFGSMDGVKIAKGEIYQGLPKNGVAVINLDSNGGAYWDDVLSDKRLVTFSVIDSKADFFASEISINDMGAAQFLMQTPLGSITVQLGIIGQHNIANALAACALAIELGIDLETIQFGLLHLPNVKGRVEAIEVSESIHLIDDSYNASVPAMHAAVDLLASFKSPRWLILGNMAELGSESLALHRQVGEHAARFNFEYVLTYGEDAKVISDLCNGHHFETHERMNAYIEQQLEQHNKRHHTLLVKGANSAGMSNIVAALKENHS; encoded by the coding sequence ATGATCTCAGTTTCCTTATCGACATTAGCGACCGTACTGAATGCACAGCTAATTGGCCCGGACGGTGTGATTGATCAAGTTTCAACGGATACAAGGAATATTGAATCCGGTACTTTATTTATTGCGCTTGTTGGAGAGCGTTTTGATGCGCACAACTTTGTTGGGCAAGCGATTGAAAATGGCGCTTCGGCATTGATCGTCAGTCGACCATGCGATGTGGATGTACCGCAGCTGCTAGTGGAAGATACGAAGAAGGCATTAGGACTCGTCTCATCGTGGGTTCACCAACAATGCCAAACGCCGACGGTCGCTATTACGGGCAGTTGTGGAAAAACAACCGTGAAAGAAATGTTGGCGGGCATCTTGTCGAATCGGGGGCAAGTCCTTTATACCGAAGGGAATTTTAACAATGATATCGGTGCACCACTGACGCTGCTTCGATCTAAAGCCAGTTACGATTACGCGGTGATTGAATTGGGCGCTAATCATATTGGTGAAATTGCGTACACAACTGAGCTAGTGAAGCCTGATATTGCACTGGTTAACAATGTGGCTGCCGCGCATCTTGAAGGTTTTGGCTCTATGGATGGGGTGAAAATAGCGAAAGGTGAAATCTACCAGGGTCTCCCTAAAAACGGGGTGGCTGTCATCAACTTAGATAGCAATGGTGGTGCCTATTGGGATGACGTCCTTTCTGATAAAAGGTTGGTCACTTTCTCGGTCATCGACAGCAAAGCTGATTTTTTCGCTTCTGAGATCTCAATAAATGACATGGGGGCGGCGCAATTTTTGATGCAAACGCCGCTTGGCAGTATAACTGTTCAGTTAGGGATTATTGGGCAACACAATATTGCGAATGCACTGGCGGCTTGTGCATTGGCGATTGAGTTGGGTATTGACTTAGAAACCATTCAATTTGGGTTGCTTCATTTGCCTAACGTAAAAGGCCGAGTGGAAGCGATTGAAGTATCGGAATCGATCCATTTAATTGATGACAGTTATAACGCTAGTGTCCCAGCCATGCATGCCGCTGTTGATTTGTTGGCCAGTTTTAAAAGCCCGCGTTGGTTAATTTTAGGTAATATGGCAGAGTTAGGCAGCGAAAGCCTTGCACTTCATCGCCAAGTCGGTGAACATGCAGCCCGATTTAATTTTGAGTACGTTTTAACGTATGGCGAAGATGCCAAAGTGATCAGTGATCTCTGTAATGGTCATCACTTCGAAACACATGAACGTATGAACGCATACATTGAGCAGCAACTAGAACAGCATAATAAACGACACCACACACTATTGGTCAAAGGCGCAAATAGTGCGGGGATGAGTAACATTGTGGCTGCTTTGAAGGAGAACCATTCATGA
- the mraY gene encoding phospho-N-acetylmuramoyl-pentapeptide-transferase has translation MIIWLAELFQPYVSFFRLFEYLSFRAIVSILTALGLSLWMGPRLIKRLQMLQIGQVVRNDGPESHFSKRGTPTMGGIMILAAIIITVLLWADLTNPYVWAVVGVLSGYGVVGFVDDYRKVVRKNSDGLIARWKYFWQSAIALVVAFALYWHGKDTAATQLVVPFFKEVMPQLGLFYIVLTYFVIVGTSNAVNLTDGLDGLAIMPTVLVAAGFAAIAWATGNVNFANYLHIPHIPLASELVIVCTAIVGAGLGFLWFNTYPAQVFMGDVGSLALGGALGTIAVLVRQEFVLVIMGGVFVIETLSVILQVGSYKLRGQRIFRMAPIHHHYELKGWPEPRVIVRFWIISIVLVLIGLATLKVR, from the coding sequence ATGATTATTTGGCTTGCAGAGTTATTTCAGCCTTATGTGTCTTTTTTCCGTTTATTTGAATACCTTTCATTTAGAGCGATTGTTAGTATTTTAACCGCGTTAGGTCTGTCTCTTTGGATGGGACCTCGACTTATTAAACGCTTGCAGATGTTACAAATAGGCCAAGTCGTTCGCAACGACGGACCAGAATCTCATTTTAGCAAACGTGGTACGCCAACCATGGGCGGCATCATGATCCTTGCTGCCATTATTATTACCGTCTTGCTTTGGGCTGACTTAACCAACCCTTATGTTTGGGCTGTCGTCGGAGTATTATCGGGTTATGGTGTCGTTGGGTTTGTGGATGATTATCGTAAAGTCGTTAGAAAAAACAGTGATGGATTGATTGCACGCTGGAAGTATTTCTGGCAATCAGCGATTGCGCTGGTGGTTGCATTTGCATTGTACTGGCATGGTAAAGATACCGCTGCCACCCAGCTCGTCGTGCCATTTTTTAAAGAAGTCATGCCACAGCTGGGCTTGTTCTACATCGTATTAACCTACTTTGTGATTGTGGGGACCAGTAATGCGGTGAACCTAACTGATGGCCTTGACGGTTTAGCCATTATGCCGACAGTCTTAGTCGCTGCTGGTTTTGCTGCTATTGCCTGGGCAACAGGTAATGTTAACTTTGCCAACTATTTGCATATCCCACACATCCCACTGGCGTCTGAGTTGGTGATTGTATGTACAGCCATTGTTGGCGCTGGGTTAGGCTTTTTATGGTTCAATACCTATCCTGCTCAAGTCTTCATGGGAGATGTGGGTTCTTTAGCGCTTGGCGGTGCATTAGGTACTATCGCGGTATTGGTTCGTCAAGAATTCGTACTGGTCATTATGGGTGGTGTTTTCGTGATTGAGACGTTGTCTGTCATTCTACAAGTGGGTTCATACAAGCTTCGTGGGCAGCGAATCTTCCGCATGGCACCAATACACCACCATTATGAATTAAAAGGTTGGCCAGAGCCGCGTGTTATCGTTCGATTTTGGATTATTTCAATTGTGCTTGTTTTGATCGGTTTAGCCACACTTAAAGTGCGTTAA
- the murD gene encoding UDP-N-acetylmuramoyl-L-alanine--D-glutamate ligase has protein sequence MNPWDKVENVVVVGLGITGLSVVKHLLQVSLQVSKPLSIQVIDTRLEPPGAAELPHNVSLHKGGWNTSWLQNADLIVVNPGIALATPELQQASLAGIKLVGDIELFAWQVDKPVIAITGSNGKSTVTDLSGVVAKASGLTVGVGGNIGVPALDLLQQDADLYILELSSFQLETTSSLHLAAAAFLNLSEDHMDRYEGMQDYREAKLRIFQHAEQCIVNHQDKATYPVDSNTPLITFGLDGSSNYCLGQFEGQEYLMANGNPVISTAELTLVGRHNVANVLVVLALLEQVGVDINKGLSALKSYSGLTHRCQLVADNRGVKWVNDSKATNVASTAAALSGLDCKGTLYLLVGGDGKGADFSELADILGPMNVQLCCYGADADRLLSQHPSARKYQTMNDIIAEISPKLEQGDMVMLSPACASFDQYSNFMARGDAFIELASQYA, from the coding sequence ATGAATCCGTGGGATAAGGTTGAAAATGTTGTTGTAGTAGGGCTTGGTATTACTGGGCTCTCTGTGGTTAAGCACCTTTTGCAAGTATCTTTGCAAGTATCAAAACCACTTTCGATACAGGTGATTGATACTCGCTTAGAGCCTCCGGGCGCCGCTGAACTGCCGCACAATGTTTCTCTTCACAAGGGCGGTTGGAATACGTCTTGGCTCCAAAATGCGGATCTTATTGTCGTTAATCCGGGGATTGCACTTGCAACCCCTGAGCTGCAGCAAGCCTCTCTTGCAGGCATTAAGCTGGTTGGAGATATTGAACTCTTTGCTTGGCAAGTGGATAAACCGGTGATTGCGATCACAGGTTCAAATGGAAAAAGTACCGTTACCGATCTTTCCGGGGTGGTTGCTAAAGCATCAGGGTTAACTGTAGGCGTTGGTGGTAATATTGGTGTTCCAGCGCTTGATCTGCTTCAGCAAGACGCGGATCTCTATATCCTAGAGCTGTCCAGTTTTCAGTTGGAAACCACTTCTAGTCTTCATTTAGCTGCGGCTGCATTTTTGAATCTTTCAGAAGATCATATGGATCGCTATGAAGGAATGCAGGACTACCGTGAGGCCAAACTGCGTATTTTTCAACATGCAGAACAGTGTATTGTTAATCATCAAGATAAAGCCACGTACCCTGTCGACTCAAACACGCCTTTAATCACGTTTGGATTAGACGGTTCGAGCAACTACTGTTTAGGCCAATTTGAAGGTCAAGAGTACTTGATGGCCAATGGCAACCCCGTGATTTCGACAGCAGAGTTAACACTTGTTGGGCGTCATAACGTGGCTAATGTTTTAGTGGTTTTGGCATTGCTTGAACAAGTGGGTGTCGATATTAATAAAGGGCTCTCTGCGCTGAAGTCTTACAGTGGCCTGACTCATCGGTGTCAGCTCGTCGCTGATAATAGAGGCGTTAAGTGGGTCAATGACTCTAAGGCGACTAATGTTGCGAGCACCGCTGCTGCGTTGTCGGGTTTAGATTGCAAGGGCACACTTTATTTGCTTGTTGGTGGAGACGGCAAAGGGGCCGATTTTTCAGAATTAGCCGATATACTAGGCCCAATGAATGTCCAACTTTGCTGTTATGGTGCCGATGCTGACAGGCTGTTATCCCAGCATCCATCCGCTAGAAAGTATCAAACTATGAATGACATCATTGCTGAGATATCTCCAAAACTGGAACAAGGTGATATGGTGATGCTTTCCCCGGCTTGTGCCAGTTTCGATCAGTACTCGAACTTTATGGCGAGAGGGGATGCTTTCATTGAGTTGGCATCGCAATACGCGTAA
- the ftsW gene encoding cell division protein FtsW, which translates to MQVRRILSGVHEWFSQTAPEPLFDRQLVWISLGLMLTGLVIVTSASFPISSRLTDQPFHFMFRHGVFLLLALFTSAIVLQVPLKKWLQYSSLLLGVSFFLLIVVLLIGKSVNGASRWIPLGLFNLQPAEVAKLSLFIFMAGYLVRKQAEVRETFFGGFMKPIMVFAALAVLLLGQPDLGTVIVMLVTLFGMLFIAGAKLSQFIALMVAGIMAVIALIIAEPYRMRRVTSFLDPWEDPFGSGYQLTQSLMAFGRGEWFGQGLGNSIQKLEYLPEAHTDFVFAVLAEELGFIGVVLVLLLIFSLVLKALFIGKKAFENNQLFGGYLAFGIGIWFAFQTLVNVGAASGIVPTKGLTLPLISYGGSSLIVMTVAVSILLRIDHECRLQSVPKLNLEKDDNEKE; encoded by the coding sequence ATGCAAGTTAGGCGTATTTTATCGGGCGTACATGAATGGTTTTCGCAAACAGCGCCTGAGCCGTTATTTGATCGCCAATTGGTCTGGATTTCTCTTGGTCTTATGTTGACTGGTCTAGTGATTGTCACATCGGCCTCTTTTCCTATTAGTTCTCGCTTAACCGATCAGCCCTTTCACTTCATGTTTCGTCATGGCGTCTTTTTATTGCTCGCTTTGTTTACCTCAGCGATTGTGCTTCAGGTCCCGCTTAAAAAATGGCTGCAATACAGTTCGCTCTTACTTGGTGTCTCCTTTTTCTTACTTATTGTTGTGCTACTGATCGGTAAGTCTGTCAATGGCGCATCACGTTGGATCCCTCTTGGGTTATTTAACCTTCAACCTGCGGAAGTGGCCAAACTGTCGTTGTTTATTTTTATGGCAGGTTACCTTGTTAGAAAGCAAGCTGAAGTGAGGGAGACATTTTTTGGTGGCTTTATGAAGCCCATCATGGTGTTTGCTGCGCTGGCGGTTTTGCTACTAGGCCAGCCAGATCTTGGTACTGTCATCGTGATGTTAGTGACTCTATTTGGCATGTTGTTTATTGCTGGGGCTAAGTTATCTCAGTTTATCGCTTTAATGGTTGCGGGAATCATGGCCGTCATTGCTTTGATTATTGCAGAGCCCTATCGAATGAGGCGTGTTACGTCATTTTTGGACCCTTGGGAAGATCCTTTCGGGAGCGGTTATCAGTTAACTCAATCACTGATGGCATTCGGTCGAGGTGAATGGTTCGGGCAGGGATTAGGGAATTCCATTCAAAAACTGGAGTACTTGCCAGAAGCACATACCGATTTTGTATTTGCGGTATTGGCTGAGGAACTAGGCTTCATCGGTGTCGTTCTGGTACTACTACTCATTTTTAGTCTGGTTCTTAAAGCCCTGTTTATTGGTAAAAAAGCATTTGAAAACAACCAACTGTTTGGTGGTTATTTGGCGTTTGGTATTGGCATTTGGTTTGCGTTTCAAACTCTCGTCAATGTCGGGGCGGCTTCGGGTATCGTTCCGACCAAAGGATTAACGCTACCACTGATCAGTTACGGTGGTTCAAGCCTCATTGTTATGACTGTTGCTGTCTCTATTTTATTGAGAATTGATCACGAATGTCGGCTGCAGTCTGTCCCCAAATTAAATTTAGAAAAAGATGATAATGAAAAAGAATAA
- the murG gene encoding undecaprenyldiphospho-muramoylpentapeptide beta-N-acetylglucosaminyltransferase has translation MKKNKRLLVMAGGTGGHVFPGLAVAKKLQQQGWDIRWLGTADRMEADLVPKHGIEIDFIKVKGIRGQRMVGLLQAPFQILAAILQARNYIKAWQPDVVLGMGGYVSGPGGIAAWLSGVPVVLHEQNAVAGLTNQWLSKIAKKVFQAFPGAFPDAQVVGNPVREDVAAITEPESRLAARSTPIRILVMGGSQGARILNHTLPEVMGQLGDQYQILHQAGRSNQTDVSERYQQHNVANFEAVEFIDDVAAAYQWADLVVCRSGALTVSELSAAGVGAIFIPFMHKDRQQALNADHLVECGAAKMIEQPELTVEKLANMIKELDRPTLLNMASNARGAAMLEADQIVADAIIALSN, from the coding sequence ATGAAAAAGAATAAACGATTACTGGTAATGGCTGGAGGGACTGGAGGACATGTTTTTCCGGGGTTAGCCGTGGCCAAGAAACTTCAGCAACAAGGCTGGGATATTCGTTGGTTAGGCACGGCTGACCGTATGGAAGCCGATCTCGTTCCAAAGCATGGTATCGAGATTGATTTTATTAAAGTGAAAGGGATTCGAGGCCAAAGAATGGTTGGCCTTCTTCAAGCACCCTTTCAAATTTTGGCGGCGATATTACAGGCTCGAAACTACATTAAAGCTTGGCAACCTGACGTTGTTCTCGGTATGGGCGGGTATGTAAGTGGGCCTGGTGGCATTGCTGCCTGGTTGAGTGGTGTCCCTGTTGTACTTCATGAACAAAATGCCGTTGCGGGGCTAACCAATCAATGGTTGTCCAAGATTGCCAAAAAAGTATTTCAGGCATTTCCTGGTGCTTTTCCTGATGCACAAGTTGTCGGTAACCCAGTACGAGAAGATGTGGCGGCTATTACGGAGCCTGAAAGCCGCTTGGCAGCGCGTAGCACCCCAATTCGTATACTGGTAATGGGCGGAAGTCAGGGAGCACGAATTCTAAATCACACCTTACCGGAAGTGATGGGGCAACTCGGTGATCAGTATCAGATCCTTCATCAAGCCGGACGAAGCAATCAAACGGATGTCAGCGAGCGTTATCAACAGCATAATGTTGCTAATTTTGAAGCGGTTGAGTTTATTGATGATGTTGCAGCGGCGTATCAATGGGCAGACTTGGTGGTTTGCCGATCCGGAGCCTTAACGGTTTCTGAGCTTTCAGCCGCTGGAGTCGGGGCGATTTTTATCCCATTCATGCACAAAGATCGCCAGCAGGCACTCAATGCCGATCATCTGGTAGAATGTGGCGCTGCGAAAATGATAGAACAGCCAGAACTCACGGTAGAAAAACTGGCTAACATGATTAAAGAATTAGACCGCCCAACATTGTTAAATATGGCAAGCAACGCGAGAGGTGCTGCGATGCTTGAAGCGGATCAAATCGTCGCCGATGCCATTATTGCCCTGAGTAACTAA